The nucleotide sequence TCTGATATATTTACCAAGTGGTATGACCAAGCATGAAGAGAAAAAATGGATAGAAAAGATGATTAAATGGGGTGAGCGACATAAAAAGAGAAAACAATTGAATGACATGGATTTATTTAAACGCGCTCAGGAGTTAAACAAGTTGTATTTTAATGGCTCCCTTGATTTTTCTATCAGGTTTGTCACAAATCAAAACACTCGTTTTGGTAGTTGTACATCTGCAACAAAGTCAATTAGGATATCTGATCGCCTAGCTAAGATGCCAAGATGGGTACAAGACTATGTGATTATTCATGAGCTTGCGCATATTTTGCATCCAAATCACACAA is from Candidatus Thermoplasmatota archaeon and encodes:
- a CDS encoding M48 family metallopeptidase codes for the protein MDDVEIIRSKRRKNTIQAKFVKEKLLIYLPSGMTKHEEKKWIEKMIKWGERHKKRKQLNDMDLFKRAQELNKLYFNGSLDFSIRFVTNQNTRFGSCTSATKSIRISDRLAKMPRWVQDYVIIHELAHILHPNHTKKFWEKVNQYKYAERAKGYLIAVGMKKDDDL